GTCCCTCCGGAATACTGCCTGCCGGTGACCCTGGATGTCGGCACCAATACCCAGAGCCTGATCGACGATCCCCTCTATCTGGGCTTGCGCCAGCCGCGCGTGCGCGGCGCGGCCTACGATGCCTTCATCGATGAATTCGTCGCGGCCGTGCAGGACCTTTATCCCCGCTGCTGCATCCAGTGGGAGGATTTCGCCAACTTCAACGCCGTGTCGATCCTGAACCGCTACCGCGACCAGGTCTGCACCTACAACGATGATATCCAGGGCACCGCCGCTGTGGCCCTGGCGGGGATTTACGGCGCTCTGCGCCTCACCGGCACGGCGCTGACCGAGCAGCGCTTCCTGTTCTGCGGCGGCGGATCCGCCGCCACCGGCATCGCCGAATTGATCAGCCAGGCCATGGTTCTGGAGGGGCTGTCGCTGGATGAGGCGCGGGCGCGCAACGCCCTGTTCGATGTCAATGGCCTGATGACGGCCGCCCGCGACGACCTGGCGGATTTCCAGAAGCCGTTCGCCATCGACCATCCGCCGGTCGGGGCCTTCGCCGACGCCGTCCGGGCGCTGAAACCGACCGCCATCATCGGCGTGTCCACCGTGCCGAAGCTGTTCAACCAGGAGGTCATCGCCGCCATGGCGGCGATCAACGACCGGCCGATCATATTCCCCTTCACCAACCCCACCTCCCGTTCGGAATGCACGGCGCGGGAGGCCTATCAGTGGTCAGGGGGCCGGGCGATCTTCGCCAGCGGCAGCCCCTTTCCGCCGCTCACCGTCGATGGCCGCAGCTTCACGCCGGGGCAGGGCAACAACGTCTACATCTTCCCCGCCATGGGCCTTGCCGTCTACGCGACCGAGGCGACGCGGGTGACCCAGGAGATGTTCATCATCGCGGCCAAGGCCGTGGCCGAGCAGGTTCCCGGGGAGAACCTCGACATCGGGCTGATCTATCCGGCCCAGGACCGGATCTTCGAAGCCTCGGTCCATGTCGCGGCGAAGGTCGCGGAGTATATTTTCGACCAGGGCCTGGCCCGTTGTCCGCGTCCGGCCGACGTGGCCGCCCATATCGCCGCCATGACTTACAAGGCGGAATACGGGCAACCCGCTTGAGGGGGCGTCCAGCATTTGAGTGGGCGCCGAGGTGGAATCCCGGAAATTGCGGGCCACCTTGGTGAAGATCGCAACCGCCGGATGGGGCGGATGCCATGGCGAACGGCACGTCCGCAGCACCGCACCACGGGGATTCCGGACGCGCCCCCTGACACGCAGGTGGGTCACCTCCCTGATGGTCGCAATCATTTCGGACGTTCGGTTAATAATTTCTCCCGCTATAGGATAGCTTGACTCTCAAAAATAAACCTGCGATTTTACCGCGAAGCATGGGTGGCATTGACCGATCCCGCTTATTGTTCCATTTACGTCCGGCTTTTCGGAAGCTTCCAAAATATTGAAGCGAATGCGTGATACGTACTGAGAGATCAGTAGATGTCGCCTGTAAGTGGTACGCACGCCTTTCCGGCCTGATTTCCCATTTTTATCATGACCGTATGGGTCATTTCGGGAATCCGAATCTCAATCATATTACATGCGGCGCCGGTGGTTTATCCAAGGCGCACTGATGGTTCTGATTGTCATAAAATATTTATATATTGCATAATGTATTCATATAAAAATGAATCTATATTGGTATGTGTTTCATTTTTTAATAAAAAATACTGCATGTCGGCAAGTCTTTGCCGATTTTTATCTTCATTTTCTGCAGGCAAATGAACCTTTTAAAGGAGGAAGCCATGTCTGTTGCGGAAGTTCTGCCGAACAACGCCGCTGGGTTGAAAATCGACCAGATCGAAGCCATTCGGCAGCGTGTCGATGCGCGGCGCATGTTGCGTATTCCGTTCTTCGTCGAACTCAAGGACCGGGCCTTGAATCAGGACGAGATGCGGGATTTCTTTCTTCAGTATTACTCTATCGTGAAAACATCATATCGCATGCTGGCGGCCGGCATATTGAACGCGCAGCCGGAAGATACCGACACCATTGGGCATCTTCTGCGTTTTCTCGATACGGAGTCCGGTGGCGAGACCAACCACCTCACGCACTATTTGCGCTGGGCGGAGCACTTCGGCGTCAGCGTCGAGGACTTGGCCTCCAGCCAGCCCAACCAGACGTCGCGTGCGTTCGACGAAATCCTGATGGGCTATTTCTCCACCAACGACAGTTTTGTCCATCGCGCCGCCCAGCTGGGGCTTGAGGATTGCGCCCAGGTCCTGATCGAAGGGCTGGACCAGGGCTTCCGCAAATACGACATCCCCACGCGCGCCTACGGCTATCTGATGATCCACCTGCTGCTGGAAAATGACGAAGACGGCCACAGCCGCTGGGCCATTGACTCCCTGGCCGGCGCGCCGGATCTGGCCGCGCGTCGGCAGGAACTCGAGGCCATCTACAACCGCGTCTATGGCGCTTTCGAGAATGTCTTCAATGGCATTCACGAGGAATGGCAGCGGCGCACCCGTCACTAGGCGCTGTGCGCCCGCCTGAGGACGCCCGGCCCCAACCGTCCGCAACCGGGGCCGGGTGCCGGAAGGGCGCCGCCGGGCGGGCGCCGGAATCGGTACCCGCGCAACCAACGCGTTGCAGGAGCATTTGCCATGCCGAACGATGACGACGACGCGGCGTTGTACCTAGTGGTGGTCAACGACGAGGAACAATATTCGATTTGGCCAACCGGTCGCGACCTGCCCAGCGGCTGGCGGGGGGTGACCGGGCCGGCGATCAAGGCCGACTGCCTGGCCCATATCTCGCGGGTCTGGGTTGATATGCGACCGGCTTCGCTGCGCCGTCCGGTCGGGGGTGGAACGGATGCGGCGGGGACGATGCCGAATGGCTGACCTCGCCGCCCGCCTCTCCAATCTTTCAGTGGACCAACGGGCCTTGCTGCAAAGCCGCTTGCAGGCGGCCCGCGCCGGACAGGCGTCGACCGCGGGCACGTCGGCCGCCATCACACGGCTGACGCGCGACCGCGACGTCTTCCCCCTATCCTTCGCCCAGGAACGGCTCTGGTTCCTGGATCAGCTTCAGCCTTACAGCGCCGCTTACAACATACCGGAGGTCTACAGCTTCTCCGGCCCGCTGAACGTGGAGGCGCTGGAGCGTGCCCTGCAGGAGATCCTGCGCCGGCACGAGGTGTTGCGCAGCCGCTTCGTGGTGCGGGAAGGACAGCCGGCGCAGTGCATCGACCCGCCCCCGGCGCCGGTCCTGCGCATGGTGGATTTGCGGCCGCTGGCGGCCGACGCCCGGCCGGCCGCATTGCAGCGCCTGGTCATGGAGGCGGCGGGCACCGTGTTCGATCTGTCCGCGGGCCTATTGCTGCGGGCGACCCTGGTCGCGCTGGGCGACGCCGACCACGTCCTGCTGGTGACGATGCACCACATCGTGTCGGACGGGTGGTCGATGGCCATCTTCGCCCGCGAGTTGACCCAGCTCTACCAGGCCTATTACGCCGGACAGCCCTCACCCCTGGCGGAGCTTCCGATCCAATATGTGGACTTCGCCCACTGGCAACGGCACTGGCTGTCCGGTGCGGTGCTTCAACGCCTGCTGGACTATTGGCGCGGACAGCTGGCCGGCGCCCCCGCCATCCTCGCCCTGCCCACGGACCGGCCCCGTCCGCCCATGCAGACCTTTGTCGGGGCCCAGTACAATTTTAATGTCGCGCCCGAGGTCACCGCCGCCCTGACCGCCCTGGCGCGGCAGGAAGGTGCCACCCTGTTCATGGTGCTGCTGGCGACCTTCAAGGCGCTGCTCTACCGCTGGTCCGGGCAGGAGGACATCGTGGTCGGCACCCTGACGGCCGGTCGCAACCGGGTCGACATCGAGGGGTTGATCGGCTTTTTCGTCAACACCCTGGCGCTGCGCACCGACCTGTCGGGCAACCCCCGTTTCCGCGACCTTGTGCGCCGGGTCCGCACCGTGACGCTGGAGGGGTTCGCCCACCAGGATCTGCCGTTTGAGAAACTGGTGGGTGAATTGCGGCCGGAGCGGCGCCTCAGCCAGCATCCGCTGTTCCAGGTGCTGTTCGCCCTGCAGAACATTTCGGCCCAAACCGCGGCGCCGCCGCAAGGGGCATCGCCGCCGCCGGCCGCCGACCCGGCGCCGGTGGCCGCGCGCACGGCGAAGTTCGACGTGGCCTTGTTCATGAGCCCGTCGGGGGCCGGCCTTGCGGCCTCGTTCGAATACAACGTCGACCTGTTCGACGCGGCGACCATCGCGCGCATGGCGGCGCATCTGGTGACCCTGCTTGATGGCGTCGTCGCCACGCCGGATCGCCCGATCCTGGACATCCCGCTCGAGGCCGCCGTCCCGTCCGCCGCCGGCCGGGAACACAGACGCGGCCGGCTGGAAGAAACCTTCGATTTCGAACTGACGCCATCAAGCTGAGGACCGTCCCATGAGCATGGTTACGGAAGACAAGCTGATTTTCGACGCGCAGTTGAACGAGGCGCGACGCTATTGGCTGGACACGCTTCCCGCCGGCATCACCCCGACGACCCTGCCCCAGGACGGGTCCCAGGATGGAACCGCGCCGGCGTCCACCGCCAGGCCATGGGACGCGGTCATCCTTGAGGGCCTGGGGTCACCGGCCCTCGCGCGCCTCACCAAGGGATCGCCCTTCCTGCTGTTCAGTTATCTCACCACCGTGGTGGCGCTCTGCCTGCATCGCCATACCGGCAGCGGGACCATCGCCCTGGGCACCCCCGCCCTGGACGGCGTCAACGCCGTGACCGTCGTGACCGGGGTGACGGACGCCATGCCGGTGCGCCGGCTTCTGGCCGATATGCGCGAAAACCTGCGGCAGGCCTATGACCACGACCACTATCCGGTCTCGCGGCTGGTCAAGGAATTGGAACTGCCGGCGTCGGGGCCATTCCCGCTGTTCGCGGTCGCGCTGACCCTGGCGGGGCTGCATGGCGAACTTCCGCCGCTGAACCTGGACCTCATCATCCGCTTCGCCGGGCGGGACGGCGACCTGACGGCGCGGATTGAGTATCGCCGCGATCTTTTCAGTCGCGCCGCGATCGACCGTTTCGCCGGCCATCTGCACCAGGTCGCCCAGGCGGCGGTGGCCGACCTGGAACGTCCGGTGGGCGATGTCCCCCTGCTTACGGCCATGGAACACCGGCAACTGGTCGGCGACTGGAACGACACGGCGGCCGACTATCCGCGGGAAGCGGGCATTCACACCCTGGTCGAACAGCAGGCCGCCCGCACCCCCGATGCGCCGGCGGTGCGGCAGGGGGGCCGGGTGCTCTCCTACGCCGACCTGAACCGCCGTGCCAACCGGCTGGCGCGGCGGCTGCGCCAGCTGGGTGCCGGCCCGGACGTCGCCGTCGGCCTGCTGATGGAACGGTCGCCGGATCTGCTGGTCGCCATCCTGGGAATTCTGAAGGCGGGGGCGGCGTATCTGCCGCTGGACCCGGCCTGGCCTGACGACCGGCTGGCCCTTGTCGCCGGCGACAGCGCCATACGCCTGATGGTCAGCCGGGCGGACCACGCCCCCCGCCTGCGCCACCTGGAAGGCGCCCCGCCCCTCACCGTCGTCGCCGTCGATGATCCGGAACTGGAGGCTCTTGAGGGGGCGGATTTGGCGCTGCCGGTCGGCCCCGGCGACGCCGCCTACATCCTCTATACCTCCGGCACCACCGGCAAGCCCAAGGGCACCATCGTCCCACACCAGGGGGTGGTCAATTACTGCCACTGGGCGGCGGGCGCCTATCTGGATGACCGGCGTCTGGCCTTTCCCCTGTTCTCGCCCATCACCTTCGACCTGACCGTGACCTCGATCTTCGTGCCGTTGATCACGGGGGGCAGCATCGTCGTCTATCCTGACGACGGCGCCGGCGGCACGCCGTCGATCCTGGCGGTGATGCAGGATGACGCGGTCGATATCATCAAGCTGACCCCGGCCCACCTGCAGCTGGTCCGCGACGCCGGCATCCGCGCCCCGCGGGTGCGCAAGCTGATCCTGGGCGGCGAGGATCTGAAGACGGCGCTATGCGGTTCGCTGAACGGCGTTTTCCGCGGCGACATCGAGATATTCAATGAATATGGGCCGACCGAGACCGTCGTCGGCTGCATGATCCATCGCTTCGACCCCGCCGCCGACCGGGGGGGCGCCGTCCCCATCGGCCGGGCGATCAGCAACGTCCGGCTCTATGTGCTGGACAAGGCGCTGCGCCCGGTGCCCATCGGGGCGCGCGGCGAAATCTTCATCGCCGGGGACGGCGTGGCGCGCGGCTATCTGGGCCGGCCGGAGCTGACGGCCGAACGGTTCCTGCCCGACCCCTTCCATGCCGGCGCGCGGATGTATCGCACCGGTGACATCGCCCGCTGGCGCGCCTCCGGGGTGATGGAATATTTCGGCCGCGCCGACCACCAGGTCAAGATCCGGGGCGCGCGGGTGGAACTGGGCGAGGTCGAGGCGGCGCTGGCCGCCCATCCCGCGGTCCGGGAATGCGTGGTCGATGTCGTCCATCACGGCAAGGTCGGGGGCGGGGACCGGCCGCTTGCGCCGACCTACTGCGCGCGCTGCGGCCTGCCCTCCAACTATCCCGGCGTCAGCTTCGACGGGGAGGGCGTCTGCAACCATTGCCACAACTTCGAGTTCTATCGGGACAAGGCCAAAGCCTATTTCCGCCCCATGGACGATCTCAGCGGGCTGTTCGCCGAGGCCAAGGCCCGCAGCCGCGGCGACTACGACTGCATGGTGCTGTACAGTGGCGGCAAGGACAGCACCTATGTGCTGTGCCGGGTCGTGGCCATGGGCATGCGGGTCCTGGCCTTCACCCTGGACAACGGCTACCTGTCGGAGCAGGCGAAGGACAACATCCGCCGCGTGGTGGGGGCGCTGGGCGTCGATCACGTCTTCGGCGAAACGCCGTTCATGCGCGATATCTTCGCCGAAAGCCTGCGGCGCAACAGCAACGTCTGCAACGGCTGTTTCAAGACCATCTACACCATCGCCATCAACCTGGCCAAGGAAAGGGGCATACCCTGCATCGTGACCGGCCTGTCACGGGGCCAGCTCTTTGAAACGCGGCTGGCCGAACTGTACCAGAACAACGTTTTCGATCCCGACACCATCGACCGCATGGTCCTGGATGCCCGGAAACTCTATCACCGGGCCGAGGACGTCATTTCCCGGTCGCTCGACGTCCGCATCTTCCAGGACGACGCGACCTTTGAGATCGTCAAGATCATCGATTTCTATCGCTATTGCGACGTGGAGCTGGACGAGCTTTATCGCTTCATCAAGGCCCAGGTGCCCTGGAGCCGGCCCATGGACACCGGCCGGTCGACCAACTGCCTCATCAATGAGGTGGGCATCTATGTCCATAAGAAGACGCGGGGTTTCCACAACTATGCCCTGCCCTATTGCTGGGATGTCCGCCTGGGCCACAAGACGCGGGACGCGGCGCTGGCCGAACTGGACGAGCAGATCGACGTCGCCAACGTCACCAGCATCCTGACCGAGATCGGCTACGAATGGGATGGGGACGGGGATAAGACCGAGACGGCGCTCGTGGGTTACTACGTCGCCGACCGCCGCATCGCCCTGGAGGATCTGAAACATTTCCTGGCGCGGAAACTTCCGGCCTACATGGTGCCCAGCTATTTCATCCGGCTGGACGCCATCCCCCTGACCGCCAACGGCAAGGTGGATCGCAAGGCGCTGGTGCGGCCGATGGGCAAGCGCCCCGACCTGGCCCGGGAATTCGTGGCGCCGACGACGCCGGTGGAGGCGGAACTGTGCCGCATATGGTCCGGCCTCCTGGGGGTGGTCCAGGTCGGCATCCACGATAATTTCTTTGACCTGGGGGGGCATTCGTTGCTGGCGGCACGGGTGATCCTGCGCGTCGGCGCGACCTTCGGCGTCGATCTGTCGGTGCGCCAGCTGTTCGAGGTGCCGACCATTGCCGGGCTGGCCGCCGCCATCGCCGCCATGCCCAAGGGACCGGCGGGGCCGGCCCTGGTGCGGGGGGCCCGCGTCGCCCATCGCCCGGGGCCGCCGGCACCGCCGGACGGTGCCGCCCCGCCCCCCCTGTGACGCCCGCGACGAGGGAGAAGCACGAGATGACCGGATCCTTAGCGTCGCTGGCCATCGCCGGCGGGGGCACCGAAACCGCCCTGCCGGCACCGGTGGGGCTCGAGGCGGAGGGGGAGGGGAGTTTCCTGTTCCCCGCCTCTTTCGCGCAGGAGCGGCTGTGGTTCCTGGACCAATTCGATCCCGGCAGCGCCGTTTATCTGCTGCCCAACAACTACTGCTTCCAGGGGCCGGTGGACGCCGGCGCCCTCGCCCGCGCCCTTAACGAAATCGTCCGGCGGCACGAGGCGTTGCGCACCCATTTCGTCCGGATCGAGGGCGCGGTGATGCAGGCGGTGGTGCCACAACTGGACATCCCGTTGCCGCAGATCGACCTGCGCGGACTGCCCGACGGTATCCGGGATGCCGAATTCCACCGGATCGTGGCGTTGGAGGCCACGCGGCCGTTCGACCTGGCGACCGGGCCGCTGCTGCGCGCGACCCTGGTGACGGTGGGCGACGCCGCCCGCTACCTGCTGCTGACCCTGCACCACATCGTTTCCGATGCGTGGTCATCCGAGATCTTGTATCGCGAATTGACCGCGCTTTATGGCGCCTACATCGCCGGCCTGCCCTCTTCCCTGCCTGACCTGCCGATCCAGTACGGGGATTTCGCCCATTGGCAGCGCCAATTGCTGACGGGCGGGGTGCTGGACGACCATATGCGGTACTGGCGCCGGCAGTTGGACGGGGCGCCGGCGCTGCTGGAACTTCCCGCCGACCGGCCGCGCGGCCCGACGCAGGGTTTCCGTGGTGCCAGCATCCATTTCGCCCTCCCGGACGCGGTGACGGCCCGGCTGAAGGCGATCGCCCGGGAGGAGAACGCCACCGTGTTCATGGTGCTGCTGGCGGCCTTCACGGCGCTGCTGCACCGCTATACGGGCCAGAACGACCTGGTGGTCGGCAGTCCCATCGCCAACCGTGGCCGTGCCGAGATCGAGGAACTGATCGGCTTCTTCGTGAATACGCTGGTGCTGCGGGTGCGGTTTGCCGGTGATCCCGGTTTCCGCCAGCTGTTGCGCCACGTCCGCGACGTGACGCTGGAGGCCTACGCGCATCAGGATCTGCCCTTCGAGAAACTGGTGCATGAGCTGCGGCCGCCCCGCCATGCCAGCCACAATCCCCTGTTCCAGGTCATGTTCGTCCATCAGGTCGCGGCGGCGGCGGCCGACGCGGGCGGCGCCGATGCGGACTTCATTTCCCAGCCGGTCGCCGGGACGGCGAAATTCGACCTGACCCTGTTCATCACCGAGGCGGGGCCCCGCCTGACGGCCGCCATCGAGTTCAACACCGACCTGTTCGATGCCGCCCGCATCATGCGGTTGATCGGTTATTTCCGTACGCTGCTGGGCGCCGTGGCGCAGGCGCCCGACCAGCCCGTGTCGGCGCTGGCCCTGCTGCCGCCGGCCGAGGCGGCCCTGCTTGGCCAATGGAACGCCACCAGCCATGATTACGGCACCGCCCAGACCGTCGCCGCCCTGTTCGAGGCCCAGGCCGCCCGGCAACCGGCGGCGGCGGCCGTCATCAGCGGCGGCCAGACGCTGAGCTATGGCGACCTCAACCGGCGGGCCAACCGCCTGGCCCATCACCTGCGGCGACTGGGTGTCGGCGACGAGACCCGGGTCGGCTTCTGCCTGCGGCGCTCGGCCGACCTGGCGGTGGCGCTGCTGGCGGTGCTGAAGTCCGGTGGCGCCTATGTGCCGCTGGACCCCACCTATCCGCGAGAGCGGCTGGCCTTCATCGTCGGCGATTCCGGGATGGCGGTGGTCATCAGCGATGACAACGCGCGGGACGCGCTGCCCCCGCTTGATGTCCCGCTGCTGTCGTTCAGCCGGGACGCGGCGGCCATCATGGCCGAACCCGATCATAACCCGTCTGACGGCAGTCTGGCGGACGCCGGCCCGGCCGCCGATCCCGACCGGCTGGCCTATGTGATCTACACCTCGGGTTCCACCGGCCGGCCCAAGGGCGTGGCCATGGCGCAGCGCGCCCTGTTCAACCTGTTGCAGTGGCAGGTGGCCCATTCCAGGCTGCCCGGCGAGGCGCGCACGCTGCAATTCACCTCGCCCAATTTCGATGTCTCGTTCCAGGAGATCTTCTCCACCTGGTGCGGCGGCGGCACCCTGGTCATGGTGGATGACGACACCCGGCTGGAACCTGGGCAATTGCTGCGGGCCATCGCCGAGGGGGCGG
The Azospirillaceae bacterium DNA segment above includes these coding regions:
- a CDS encoding amino acid adenylation domain-containing protein yields the protein MTGSLASLAIAGGGTETALPAPVGLEAEGEGSFLFPASFAQERLWFLDQFDPGSAVYLLPNNYCFQGPVDAGALARALNEIVRRHEALRTHFVRIEGAVMQAVVPQLDIPLPQIDLRGLPDGIRDAEFHRIVALEATRPFDLATGPLLRATLVTVGDAARYLLLTLHHIVSDAWSSEILYRELTALYGAYIAGLPSSLPDLPIQYGDFAHWQRQLLTGGVLDDHMRYWRRQLDGAPALLELPADRPRGPTQGFRGASIHFALPDAVTARLKAIAREENATVFMVLLAAFTALLHRYTGQNDLVVGSPIANRGRAEIEELIGFFVNTLVLRVRFAGDPGFRQLLRHVRDVTLEAYAHQDLPFEKLVHELRPPRHASHNPLFQVMFVHQVAAAAADAGGADADFISQPVAGTAKFDLTLFITEAGPRLTAAIEFNTDLFDAARIMRLIGYFRTLLGAVAQAPDQPVSALALLPPAEAALLGQWNATSHDYGTAQTVAALFEAQAARQPAAAAVISGGQTLSYGDLNRRANRLAHHLRRLGVGDETRVGFCLRRSADLAVALLAVLKSGGAYVPLDPTYPRERLAFIVGDSGMAVVISDDNARDALPPLDVPLLSFSRDAAAIMAEPDHNPSDGSLADAGPAADPDRLAYVIYTSGSTGRPKGVAMAQRALFNLLQWQVAHSRLPGEARTLQFTSPNFDVSFQEIFSTWCGGGTLVMVDDDTRLEPGQLLRAIAEGAVARLFIPPVVLTQLAVADAAATVDLSALRQVIVAGEALHLTPAITAFFARWPGASLHNHYGPTETHLATAFTLAGPPAGWPVLPPIGYPIANVQTHILDRRLQPVPPGGPGELYIGGIGLARGYLGRPDLTADRFVPDPFSGVPGARLYRTGDLVRHAPSGDIEFLGRADDQVKIRGFRVEPGEVRAALLRHPAVRDCAVVLRPDHQEGGASLAAYLTLRPELTVTTADLRRTLAATLPDYMIPSNFVVLDALPLLPNGKLDRNALPAPDAARPDLDQDFVAPATPTEMVLADLWAEVLRLDRVGVQDNFFDLGGHSLLATQVVSRIRERLRVDLPLRRLFDAPTVAELAVAIDGLAGEGGSAATAPAFDPPPLDGPQPEELLARLAQLSDAEVETLLAGL
- a CDS encoding MbtH family protein — protein: MPNDDDDAALYLVVVNDEEQYSIWPTGRDLPSGWRGVTGPAIKADCLAHISRVWVDMRPASLRRPVGGGTDAAGTMPNG
- a CDS encoding NAD-dependent malic enzyme, which translates into the protein MGWPLLRDPRRNRGSAYTEAERQHYGLEGLLPPAVSSLEHQVARIRAELDRVEDDLQKYLVLSDLQSRNETLFFAVLMSDPARFMPIVYTPTVGEACQKFDHIFRAARGVYLPITAKGRLRTLLGNWPQKDVRFIVVTDGERILGLGDLGVGGMGIPIGKLALYTACAGVPPEYCLPVTLDVGTNTQSLIDDPLYLGLRQPRVRGAAYDAFIDEFVAAVQDLYPRCCIQWEDFANFNAVSILNRYRDQVCTYNDDIQGTAAVALAGIYGALRLTGTALTEQRFLFCGGGSAATGIAELISQAMVLEGLSLDEARARNALFDVNGLMTAARDDLADFQKPFAIDHPPVGAFADAVRALKPTAIIGVSTVPKLFNQEVIAAMAAINDRPIIFPFTNPTSRSECTAREAYQWSGGRAIFASGSPFPPLTVDGRSFTPGQGNNVYIFPAMGLAVYATEATRVTQEMFIIAAKAVAEQVPGENLDIGLIYPAQDRIFEASVHVAAKVAEYIFDQGLARCPRPADVAAHIAAMTYKAEYGQPA
- a CDS encoding iron-containing redox enzyme family protein, producing the protein MSVAEVLPNNAAGLKIDQIEAIRQRVDARRMLRIPFFVELKDRALNQDEMRDFFLQYYSIVKTSYRMLAAGILNAQPEDTDTIGHLLRFLDTESGGETNHLTHYLRWAEHFGVSVEDLASSQPNQTSRAFDEILMGYFSTNDSFVHRAAQLGLEDCAQVLIEGLDQGFRKYDIPTRAYGYLMIHLLLENDEDGHSRWAIDSLAGAPDLAARRQELEAIYNRVYGAFENVFNGIHEEWQRRTRH
- a CDS encoding condensation domain-containing protein, with product MADLAARLSNLSVDQRALLQSRLQAARAGQASTAGTSAAITRLTRDRDVFPLSFAQERLWFLDQLQPYSAAYNIPEVYSFSGPLNVEALERALQEILRRHEVLRSRFVVREGQPAQCIDPPPAPVLRMVDLRPLAADARPAALQRLVMEAAGTVFDLSAGLLLRATLVALGDADHVLLVTMHHIVSDGWSMAIFARELTQLYQAYYAGQPSPLAELPIQYVDFAHWQRHWLSGAVLQRLLDYWRGQLAGAPAILALPTDRPRPPMQTFVGAQYNFNVAPEVTAALTALARQEGATLFMVLLATFKALLYRWSGQEDIVVGTLTAGRNRVDIEGLIGFFVNTLALRTDLSGNPRFRDLVRRVRTVTLEGFAHQDLPFEKLVGELRPERRLSQHPLFQVLFALQNISAQTAAPPQGASPPPAADPAPVAARTAKFDVALFMSPSGAGLAASFEYNVDLFDAATIARMAAHLVTLLDGVVATPDRPILDIPLEAAVPSAAGREHRRGRLEETFDFELTPSS
- a CDS encoding amino acid adenylation domain-containing protein encodes the protein MSMVTEDKLIFDAQLNEARRYWLDTLPAGITPTTLPQDGSQDGTAPASTARPWDAVILEGLGSPALARLTKGSPFLLFSYLTTVVALCLHRHTGSGTIALGTPALDGVNAVTVVTGVTDAMPVRRLLADMRENLRQAYDHDHYPVSRLVKELELPASGPFPLFAVALTLAGLHGELPPLNLDLIIRFAGRDGDLTARIEYRRDLFSRAAIDRFAGHLHQVAQAAVADLERPVGDVPLLTAMEHRQLVGDWNDTAADYPREAGIHTLVEQQAARTPDAPAVRQGGRVLSYADLNRRANRLARRLRQLGAGPDVAVGLLMERSPDLLVAILGILKAGAAYLPLDPAWPDDRLALVAGDSAIRLMVSRADHAPRLRHLEGAPPLTVVAVDDPELEALEGADLALPVGPGDAAYILYTSGTTGKPKGTIVPHQGVVNYCHWAAGAYLDDRRLAFPLFSPITFDLTVTSIFVPLITGGSIVVYPDDGAGGTPSILAVMQDDAVDIIKLTPAHLQLVRDAGIRAPRVRKLILGGEDLKTALCGSLNGVFRGDIEIFNEYGPTETVVGCMIHRFDPAADRGGAVPIGRAISNVRLYVLDKALRPVPIGARGEIFIAGDGVARGYLGRPELTAERFLPDPFHAGARMYRTGDIARWRASGVMEYFGRADHQVKIRGARVELGEVEAALAAHPAVRECVVDVVHHGKVGGGDRPLAPTYCARCGLPSNYPGVSFDGEGVCNHCHNFEFYRDKAKAYFRPMDDLSGLFAEAKARSRGDYDCMVLYSGGKDSTYVLCRVVAMGMRVLAFTLDNGYLSEQAKDNIRRVVGALGVDHVFGETPFMRDIFAESLRRNSNVCNGCFKTIYTIAINLAKERGIPCIVTGLSRGQLFETRLAELYQNNVFDPDTIDRMVLDARKLYHRAEDVISRSLDVRIFQDDATFEIVKIIDFYRYCDVELDELYRFIKAQVPWSRPMDTGRSTNCLINEVGIYVHKKTRGFHNYALPYCWDVRLGHKTRDAALAELDEQIDVANVTSILTEIGYEWDGDGDKTETALVGYYVADRRIALEDLKHFLARKLPAYMVPSYFIRLDAIPLTANGKVDRKALVRPMGKRPDLAREFVAPTTPVEAELCRIWSGLLGVVQVGIHDNFFDLGGHSLLAARVILRVGATFGVDLSVRQLFEVPTIAGLAAAIAAMPKGPAGPALVRGARVAHRPGPPAPPDGAAPPPL